One stretch of Harmonia axyridis chromosome 1, icHarAxyr1.1, whole genome shotgun sequence DNA includes these proteins:
- the LOC123684770 gene encoding protein SERAC1 isoform X1: MTEENEEEDPTFGTFKRETSDNSIAVNKRLNLAVAIVTRAVLPTVFNIYYSILRNQQILVDNLCNQVLPSILAFIVNTISSSISTSRQEITFVTQEEIEEGHNEISIETNEQGAERSVELSILYKPEGESEADVIFIHGLHGGLGRTWTQGQWRHDNHKLKDQLPTTAPTGEMFVPPKKQSLTETILSIYNARAAEYRKRSKDEDYIESREEWNFSEMEEEQCQENLSDCWPRDWIKLDCPNVRVMALNYDTDVLWCPIWMKQRKRTGMVERSDEMIEELLRVGVGKKPIIWVGHSKGGLYIKQIILNAVERNPLGRVDILNIKTQTKAIMFYSVPHKGSILADVSLPFLRKSVELVEVQRNCDFILDLDKKFLTLYQSGEFSPEIFSFIETAFTLMSFVFLKIIAFDSANLGIGVICKVPLDHREICKPAGRDCFLYKELIKLIKKVQNNNID; encoded by the exons ATGACAGAAGAAAACGAAGAGGAAGATCCAACATTTGGTACATTTAAACGTGAAACATCGGATAATAGCATCGCTGTCAATAA AAGATTGAACTTAGCTGTAGCCATAGTAACGAGAGCTGTCCTACCCACAGTATTCAACATATACTACTCAATCCTTAGAAATCAACAAATTTTAGTAGATAATTTATGTAACCAAGTGCTGCCCTCTATACTCGCATTCATTGTGAATACTATCTCAAGTTCAATATCGACATCTCGACAAGAAATAACATTCGTTACACAAGAGGAAATAGAAGAAGGACATAACGAAATTTCCATCGAAACAAATGAACAAGGTGCTGAGAGATCTGTGGAACTTTCCATCCTTTATAAACCAGAG GGCGAATCAGAAGCCGATGTCATCTTCATCCACGGTCTTCACGGTGGTTTGGGAAGAACATGGACGCAAGGACAGTGGCGTCACGACAATCACAAGCTGAAAGACCAACTACCAACAACAGCACCAACAGGCGAGATGTTTGTACCTCCTAAAAAGCAATCGCTGACAGAAACCATTCTCAGCATCTACAATGCCAGAGCCGCAGAATACAGGAAGAGGTCGAAAGATGAAGATTATATAGAAAGCCGAGAAGAATGGAACTTTAGCGAAATGGAGGAAGAACAGTGTCAGGAAAACTTGTCGGATTGTTGGCCAAGGGACTGGATCAAACTGGACTGCCCAAATGTTAGGGTTATGGCATTGAACTACGACACGGATGTGTTATGGTGCCCCATCTGGATGAAGCAGCGCAAAAG GACAGGTATGGTAGAAAGAAGCGATGAAATGATTGAGGAATTACTCAGGGTAGGAGTAGGAAAAAAACCGATAATATGGGTTGGCCACTCCAAAGGAGGATTGTACATAAAACAAATAATACTGAATG CAGTTGAGAGGAATCCTCTTGGAAGAGTTGACattctcaatatcaagacaCAGACAAAAGCAATAATGTTCTACAGTGTACCACATAAAGGATCCATCTTAGCAGATGTATCTTTGCCTTTCCTCAGAAAAAGTGTTGAGCTTGTGGAAGTACAGAGAA ATTGCGATTTCATTTTagatttggacaaaaaattcctaaccttataccaaagtggtgaATTCAGCCCAGAGATTTTCAGTTTTATTGAAACAGCGTTCACCCTGATGTCTTTTGTTTTTCTCAAGATCATTGCTTTCGATTCAGCAA atcTCGGTATAGGAGTGATATGTAAAGTTCCTTTAGATCATCGAGAAATTTGCAAACCAGCTGGTAGAGATTGTTTTTTATATAAAGAATTAATAAAACTAATTAAGAAAGTACAGAACAATAATATTGATTAA
- the LOC123684782 gene encoding uncharacterized protein LOC123684782: MKFTLVLVFVIGTTLVQKMEAKKPKRVECLQCDSTSQDSACKRGDASDTCLGKYCYQYVYQEHTKNFLGTTYLKWWWFRGCTDDENTCSGEYVSDCTVCSESKCNDVELSDV, translated from the exons ATGAAGTTTACTCTCGTTTTAGTGTTTGTTATTGGTACTACTCTGGTTCAAAAAA tgGAGGCAAAAAAACCGAAAAGAGTGGAGTGTCTCCAATGTGATTCGACAAGTCAAGACAGCGCTTGCAAAAGGGGAGATGCATCGGATACATGTCTTGGAAAATACTGTTATCAATATGTTTACCAAGAACATACGAAAAATTTCCTGGGTACCACCTACTTGAAATGGTGGTGGTTCAGAGGCTGTACTGATGACGAGAATACTTGCAGTGGAGAATACGTATCGGATTGTACAGTGTGTTCTGAATCTAAATGTAACGATGTAGAACTCTCAGATGTGTAG
- the LOC123684770 gene encoding protein SERAC1 isoform X2: MKLSNIRGRLNLAVAIVTRAVLPTVFNIYYSILRNQQILVDNLCNQVLPSILAFIVNTISSSISTSRQEITFVTQEEIEEGHNEISIETNEQGAERSVELSILYKPEGESEADVIFIHGLHGGLGRTWTQGQWRHDNHKLKDQLPTTAPTGEMFVPPKKQSLTETILSIYNARAAEYRKRSKDEDYIESREEWNFSEMEEEQCQENLSDCWPRDWIKLDCPNVRVMALNYDTDVLWCPIWMKQRKRTGMVERSDEMIEELLRVGVGKKPIIWVGHSKGGLYIKQIILNAVERNPLGRVDILNIKTQTKAIMFYSVPHKGSILADVSLPFLRKSVELVEVQRNCDFILDLDKKFLTLYQSGEFSPEIFSFIETAFTLMSFVFLKIIAFDSANLGIGVICKVPLDHREICKPAGRDCFLYKELIKLIKKVQNNNID, translated from the exons ATGAAATTAAGTAATATTAGAGG AAGATTGAACTTAGCTGTAGCCATAGTAACGAGAGCTGTCCTACCCACAGTATTCAACATATACTACTCAATCCTTAGAAATCAACAAATTTTAGTAGATAATTTATGTAACCAAGTGCTGCCCTCTATACTCGCATTCATTGTGAATACTATCTCAAGTTCAATATCGACATCTCGACAAGAAATAACATTCGTTACACAAGAGGAAATAGAAGAAGGACATAACGAAATTTCCATCGAAACAAATGAACAAGGTGCTGAGAGATCTGTGGAACTTTCCATCCTTTATAAACCAGAG GGCGAATCAGAAGCCGATGTCATCTTCATCCACGGTCTTCACGGTGGTTTGGGAAGAACATGGACGCAAGGACAGTGGCGTCACGACAATCACAAGCTGAAAGACCAACTACCAACAACAGCACCAACAGGCGAGATGTTTGTACCTCCTAAAAAGCAATCGCTGACAGAAACCATTCTCAGCATCTACAATGCCAGAGCCGCAGAATACAGGAAGAGGTCGAAAGATGAAGATTATATAGAAAGCCGAGAAGAATGGAACTTTAGCGAAATGGAGGAAGAACAGTGTCAGGAAAACTTGTCGGATTGTTGGCCAAGGGACTGGATCAAACTGGACTGCCCAAATGTTAGGGTTATGGCATTGAACTACGACACGGATGTGTTATGGTGCCCCATCTGGATGAAGCAGCGCAAAAG GACAGGTATGGTAGAAAGAAGCGATGAAATGATTGAGGAATTACTCAGGGTAGGAGTAGGAAAAAAACCGATAATATGGGTTGGCCACTCCAAAGGAGGATTGTACATAAAACAAATAATACTGAATG CAGTTGAGAGGAATCCTCTTGGAAGAGTTGACattctcaatatcaagacaCAGACAAAAGCAATAATGTTCTACAGTGTACCACATAAAGGATCCATCTTAGCAGATGTATCTTTGCCTTTCCTCAGAAAAAGTGTTGAGCTTGTGGAAGTACAGAGAA ATTGCGATTTCATTTTagatttggacaaaaaattcctaaccttataccaaagtggtgaATTCAGCCCAGAGATTTTCAGTTTTATTGAAACAGCGTTCACCCTGATGTCTTTTGTTTTTCTCAAGATCATTGCTTTCGATTCAGCAA atcTCGGTATAGGAGTGATATGTAAAGTTCCTTTAGATCATCGAGAAATTTGCAAACCAGCTGGTAGAGATTGTTTTTTATATAAAGAATTAATAAAACTAATTAAGAAAGTACAGAACAATAATATTGATTAA